In a genomic window of Gouania willdenowi chromosome 11, fGouWil2.1, whole genome shotgun sequence:
- the LOC114472694 gene encoding zinc finger protein 516-like, which produces MDTKVKEEVPQKQANMEMEENTTSGHTCAVCGRSFPLLSSLSQHMRRHTREKPYECPYCEHRTAQKGSLKAHIRSHKLGLLTCNLSDKEGKGDQGEKNEVESPAPLNIVSTTQKAHKVNGKMKKEGAKKKVKSKGGSNGLQRVDDGPFTCCICGEMFPQVLLLKTHVKKHSGPQDHGCRICGRRFRQAWSLQSHMRIHRIKGQLRGSKGNDSPPTINGVPQDPASLTNEECLYELCAGCGNFFFDRESLKAHERLHRPNPRSAQTESPPNKNQKASKLHFLESLNLKCVEQKAAPAEKCLGKRIPELDPVCSYQAWQLATRGRLVAPSDKCLGWEETLAEAEVAYDTEKGEYVPLKRDKKKKQMDTSSQSAKKKKKNADPGLDHKESDKKICQKDRILLNGLGHAFYEAMHAKRLKNSQGSMKQNKISENQDLEDNEAYFCEHCDFHTVDASLLRSHVHMQHQDSVGAQSNIKTTSKTSRYTDYLRSRSLLLSQPYWNPYSCPPNKELLEANVKLEKSNGAEDKGQEQGDVDCLLNLSSLQTAEDTRSVHHSGKTEGLMKHQCSYCSHTSTYPEVLWTHQRVSHRVDCHRSMIPKWAPCTNSLKNFKGDISQWRRTGPPPFLEGKDCPASHTPRTQRTQAPDSSSQSSSKHSAHKTQSGNQKSEPPLKDSRSSDGSHSGGKAGVPSRRKSAEHSRPSARGGRKDCSAQATSSHSITHRKSVTSVPPASSPKNRDSNRAALEGNFPQEGLGFMLARNNGGTTSNSADRLHSRRQSNDFTSSLKGPDLWAAMNMWGLQGSNAYLDALAFAQRKSEAGETPMDIDILSVLKNYSPHELAALYQHWGFIDPRLDPQALFQFNGGLANGVHSASEASKQMNSHATSSSGSLHKGT; this is translated from the exons ATGGACACAAAGGTGAAGGAAGAAGTGCCACAAAAACAAGCTAATATGGAGATGGAGGAAAATACCACATCAGGCCACACCTGTGCAGTGTGTGGCCGGAGCTTTCCTCTCCTCAGCTCATTGTCTCAACACATGAGAAGACACACTCGTGAGAAGCCTTATGAATGCCCCTACTGTGAGCACAGAACAGCCCAGAAGGGAAGTCTGAAGGCTCACATTCGAAGCCATAAACTGGGCCTTCTTACCTGTAACCTCAGTGACAAGGAGGGTAAAGGCGATCAAGGCGAGAAGAACGAGGTAGAATCTCCTGCACCTCTAAATATAGTCAGCACAACTCAGAAAGCTCATAAAGTGAATGGGAAAATGAAGAAGGAAGGCGCTAAGAAGAAAGTAAAGAGTAAAGGGGGCAGTAATGGGCTGCAGAGGGTTGACGATGGACCTTTTACCTGCTGCATCTGTGGTGAGATGTTTCCTCAGGTACTGCTCCTAAAGACCCATGTGAAAAAGCACAGTGGACCCCAAGATCACGGCTGCCGGATCTGTGGACGCCGCTTCCGCCAAGCTTGGTCTCTCCAGAGTCACATGCGCATTCATCGGATCAAAGGGCAACTGAGAGGCAGCAAGGGTAATGACTCACCTCCCACCATCAATGGGGTTCCTCAGGATCCAGCATCACTGACTAATGAAGAGTGCCTCTATGAACTCTGTGCTGGCTGTGGGAACTTCTTCTTTGACCGTGAATCCTTGAAGGCACATGAAAGGTTACATAGACCAAACCCCAGATCTGCGCAGACAGAGAGTCCACCAAATAAGAATCAGAAAGCATCTAAGCTGCATTTTTTAGAAAGCCTGAACCTCAAATGCGTTGAACAGAAAGCAGCTCCTGCAGAAAAGTGCCTTGGGAAACGGATTCCAGAGTTAGACCCTGTTTGTAGTTACCAAGCATGGCAATTAGCCACAAGGGGGCGTCTGGTGGCACCCTCAGATAAATGCCTGGGTTGGGAGGAGACACTAGCTGAGGCAGAGGTGGCATATGATACAGAAAAGGGTGAATATGTCCCTTTAAAACgagataaaaagaaaaagcaaatgGACACCTCTAGCCAGAGcgccaagaagaagaagaagaatgctgACCCAGGCCTTGATCACAAAGAAAGTGACAAGAAGATATGCCAAAAGGACCGTATCTTGCTGAATGGACTTGGTCATGCATTTTATGAGGCGATGCATGCCAAGAGACTAAAAAACAGTCAGGGCTCTATGAAACAGaacaaaataagtgaaaacCAAGACCTGGAGG ATAATGAAGCCTACTTCTGCGAGCACTGTGACTTCCACACTGTTGATGCCTCACTGCTCAGATCTCACGTACACATGCAGCACCAGGACTCCGTGGGTGCACAGAGCAATATCAAAACCACCTCCAAAACCTCCAGATACACGGACTACCTCAGAAGCAGGAGTTTGTTGCTCAGTCAGCCATACTGGAACCCGTACTCTTGTCCTCCCAACAAGGAGTTGCTGGAGGCGAACGTGAAACTGGAAAAATCAAATGGCGCTGAGGACAAAGGTCAGGAACAAGGTGACGTGGACTGCCTCCTCAACCTGTCGTCATTACAAACGGCAGAAGATACCAGGAGTGTTCATCATTCTGGAAAAACAGAGGGCCTTATGAAGCATCAATGTTCATACTGTTCCCACACTAGCACCTATCCAGAAGTCCTGTGGACCCATCAGCGTGTGTCACACAGAGTGGACTGCCACCGCTCCATGATACCCAAGTGGGCGCCCTGCACGAACAGTCTAAAGAACTTTAAGGGGGACATTTCCCAGTGGAGAAGGACTGGCCCACCTCCATTTCTGGAGGGCAAAGACTGCCCAGCATCACACACTCCACGAACACAGCGCACACAAGCACCAGATTCCTCCAGCCAAAGCAGCAGCAAGCACTCAGCCCACAAGACCCAATCAGGAAACCAAAAGTCTGAACCTCCACTGAAGGACTCCCGATCCTCAGATGGTTCACATTCTGGTGGGAAAGCAGGAGTCCCTTCCCGAAGGAAGTCTGCAGAGCATTCCCGACCTTCAGCAAGGGGAGGACGCAAAGACTGCAGTGCTCAGGCTACATCATCACACAGcatcacacacagaaagagTGTCACGAGTGTCCCACCTGCAAGTAGCCCTAAAAACAGAGACAGCAACAGGGCTGCTTTGGAAGGAAACTTCCCACAGGAAGGCTTGGGCTTCATGTTGGCAAGAAACAATGGCGGGACAACTTCTAACAGTGCAGATCGACTGCATTCCCGCAGGCAGTCCAATGACTTCACCTCAAGTCTTAAGGGTCCTGATCTGTGGGCTGCCATGAACATGTGGGGGTTGCAAGGAAGCAATGCATATTTAGATGCACTTGCTTTTGCTCAAAGAAAGAGTGAAGCAGGAGAAACCCCAATGGACATagacattttaagtgttttgaaAAACTACAGCCCTCATGAGCTGGCAGCGCTCTATCAGCACTGGGGTTTTATTGACCCCAGACTGGATCCACAAG CATTGTTCCAGTTCAATGGAGGTCTTGCAAATGGCGTTCATTCGGCTTCAGAAGCTTCCAAACAG ATGAACAGCCACGCCACTTCCTCCTCAGGATCCCTCCACAAAGGAACGTGA